Sequence from the Priestia megaterium genome:
TTGGATCCACGATGACCAAATTTCATTTTTTCTGTATCTGCTCCGCATGCTAGCGCAAACAGCTGATGTCCTAAACAAATTCCGAACAGCGGAACTTTTCCTAAAACCCCTTGAATCATCTCGATTGCTTCAGGTACGTCTTTTGGGTCTCCAGGTCCGTTGCTCAACATGATGCCATCTGGATTTAATTGAAGAATTTCTTGCGCAGTTACGTTATAAGGAACCACAATCACGTCGCATTGACGAGCCGTTAATTCACGTAAAATTCCGTGTTTCATTCCAAAGTCAACGAGTACCACTTTTTTACCTCTGCCTGGGCTTGGGTAAGGCTTCACCGTTGATACTTTTTTAACCGAATCAGTTGGAAGCTCATGGTTTTGAAGCTCAGCTACTACTTCTTCTACATTGACTTCCATGTTGCACACGCGTCCGCGAAGCGCACCGTGCTGACGGATTTTTCGCGTTAATTTTCGCGTATCAATTCCAGCTAATCCTGGAATGTCTTTTTGTTTTAAAAATTCATCTACTGATAATTCGCTTCGGAAGTTTGAAGGAGCATCACAAATTTCTTTTACAATCAAACCATGTACAGCTGGTTCAATCGACTCAAAGTCATCGCGGTTAATACCGTAGTTTCCGATTAAAGGATATGTTAATGTCACAATTTGTGCACAGTATGATGGATCAGATAGAATTTCTTGATATCCTGTCATTCCCGTGTTGAAAACAACTTCTCCTGTCATTTCTTTGTCGCTGCCGAATCCTTTTCCGATAAATACTGTTCCATCTTCTAAAATTAGTTGACGTTGCATGCTTTAACATCCTCCCATACTCGTTTACCTTCTACTAATGTCATTACCGGCCAACCTTTGCATACCCAGTTAGCAAACGGCGTGTTTTTACCTTTTGATACAAATTCTTCTGGATTAATTGCTTTTTCTGTTTCAAGATCAATGATGGTTAAATCCGCTGTTTTTCCCACTTCAATCGTGCCATAAGGAAGATTGAACGTTTCAGCAGGCTTGTTTGTTAAATACGATACTAGCTGCTCTAGCGTCATTACCTCTTTTAATACTAAGTTTGTATAAAGAAGCGGGAAAGCTGTTTCAAGTCCCACAATCCCAAACGGCGCAAGCTCCATGCCTTCTGCTTTTTCGTCCGCTGTGTGCGGTGCATGATCAGTGGCGATAAAATCAAGCGTTCCGTCTAATAAAGCTTCAATTAATGCCTGTTGATCATCTTTTCCTCGAAGCGGCGGATTCATTTTAAAATTCGAATCAAGTCCCGGGATATCTTCTTCATTTAGTAACAGATGATGTGGCGTTACTTCTGCGGTTACGCGAATGCCTGCTTTTTTCGCATCACGAATGGCGCGAATGGATTCTTTTGTACTTACGTGACACACATGGTAGTGACAGTTTGCTGCTTCAGCAAGCAGGACATCTCGTGCAATTTGAACGGCTTCGCAGATAGAAGGGATACCGTTTAGTCCATGTTCTTTTGCGAATTTCCCGTCGTGTACGCAGCCTTTGTTAATTAAATCATTATCTTCACAGTGTGCAACGATTGCTTTATTTAATGAAGCGGCTTTTTTCATCGCTTCTAGCATCATTCCTGTTGACTGAACACCTACTCCATCATCTGTAAAAGCAAATGCTCCCGCTTCTTTTAAGCCTTCAAAGTCCGTTAGTTCTTTTCCTAATTGACGAGTGGTAATCGATGCGTATGGCAATACGCGAACATGTGCTGTTTCTTCAATGCGCTTGTTTACCCACTCCATTTGTTCAACAGTATCCGGAACTGGACGCGTGTTGGGCATTGCAGCAATTGCTGTAAAACCGCCCTTTGCCGCTGCTAAAGTACCCGTTTCAATCGTTTCTTTCTTTTCTCCCCCTGGCTCACGCAAGTGAACGTGGACATCGATTAAACCCGGTGATAAGAAGTTCCCGCCTGCATCAATGACTTCTTCATTCTGTACGTCAATGTGTGAAGCTATTTCAGCAATTACACCATTTTCAATTTTCAGTTCGACTTTTTCAATTTTTCCTTCATTTAACCATGTAGCATTTTTGATAATTGTTGTCATTATTAAGTCCCCTTTCAATTGGTTGTAGCGCTCTTGCTAATACTGCCATGCGAATGTAGACGCCATTTTGCATTTGTTTA
This genomic interval carries:
- a CDS encoding carbamoyl phosphate synthase small subunit; this encodes MQRQLILEDGTVFIGKGFGSDKEMTGEVVFNTGMTGYQEILSDPSYCAQIVTLTYPLIGNYGINRDDFESIEPAVHGLIVKEICDAPSNFRSELSVDEFLKQKDIPGLAGIDTRKLTRKIRQHGALRGRVCNMEVNVEEVVAELQNHELPTDSVKKVSTVKPYPSPGRGKKVVLVDFGMKHGILRELTARQCDVIVVPYNVTAQEILQLNPDGIMLSNGPGDPKDVPEAIEMIQGVLGKVPLFGICLGHQLFALACGADTEKMKFGHRGSNHPVKDLKTNKVALTSQNHGYTVCEPSLVNTPLEVTHVALNDGTVEGVKHKEYPAFTVQYHPEASPGPEDANGLFNEFMDLMKNNQKVGNC
- a CDS encoding dihydroorotase, with translation MTTIIKNATWLNEGKIEKVELKIENGVIAEIASHIDVQNEEVIDAGGNFLSPGLIDVHVHLREPGGEKKETIETGTLAAAKGGFTAIAAMPNTRPVPDTVEQMEWVNKRIEETAHVRVLPYASITTRQLGKELTDFEGLKEAGAFAFTDDGVGVQSTGMMLEAMKKAASLNKAIVAHCEDNDLINKGCVHDGKFAKEHGLNGIPSICEAVQIARDVLLAEAANCHYHVCHVSTKESIRAIRDAKKAGIRVTAEVTPHHLLLNEEDIPGLDSNFKMNPPLRGKDDQQALIEALLDGTLDFIATDHAPHTADEKAEGMELAPFGIVGLETAFPLLYTNLVLKEVMTLEQLVSYLTNKPAETFNLPYGTIEVGKTADLTIIDLETEKAINPEEFVSKGKNTPFANWVCKGWPVMTLVEGKRVWEDVKACNVN